From Microlunatus capsulatus, a single genomic window includes:
- a CDS encoding copper resistance CopC/CopD family protein: protein MLPRGGARALGLLVLLLLGAVLGAPAASAHTRVVVAVPVEGSVLSTAPGTVELRFSEPVAPVAEGFALYDSTGRHTVDGEPSTVDVTSRDRVVTAALPTGLARGSYLLGWRVVSADGHPVGGTLAFAVGAPSATPPSAPAVDDGGAVGTLLTTLQVLGWVGLLGGVGLWSFRHLVLGPDGRRGPGGRVVAAALGLAVAASALQAGTAAVLRAGGRLVDLADGWAWRQGLAEAPGTALLLVTAGTLLLLVAGRLPTRAARVLGGLGSLLALASVLVTGHSRTVGPTGLMAVLDLVHVSAAAVWSGGLLGLGLHLVAARRRPEEAVRTAAVVVRFSVLAGVLVGLLGASGAAMATLVLERPADLTGTGWGRALLAKLALVAVVGVLAAWNRYALVAAVRRRGAAAAQWRRLRSAVVDEALVVVVALALTGVLVGQSPTAPAGDGSRTALAGATTQRAELGDGSVQLTVTPGGVGRRTAELTLRRGDGSPLVTDQPPQVTLSLPEQGLGPVPAAVQALDEPGHHSLEAALPVAGPWQLVVTVRTSRFDEPSAVLVLPVTG from the coding sequence GTGCTCCCCCGCGGCGGGGCCCGCGCGCTCGGGCTGCTGGTCCTGCTCCTGCTCGGCGCGGTCCTGGGCGCCCCGGCGGCGTCCGCGCACACCCGGGTGGTGGTCGCCGTGCCCGTCGAGGGCAGCGTGCTCAGCACCGCCCCGGGAACCGTCGAGCTGCGCTTCAGCGAGCCGGTCGCCCCCGTGGCGGAGGGCTTCGCCCTCTACGACAGCACCGGCCGGCACACGGTGGACGGCGAGCCCAGCACGGTCGACGTCACCAGTCGCGACCGGGTGGTCACCGCCGCGCTGCCGACCGGGCTCGCCCGGGGCAGCTACCTCCTCGGCTGGCGGGTCGTCTCCGCCGACGGCCACCCCGTCGGCGGCACGCTGGCCTTCGCGGTCGGCGCCCCGTCGGCGACGCCCCCCTCGGCGCCGGCCGTCGACGACGGCGGCGCGGTCGGCACCCTGCTGACCACCCTCCAGGTGCTCGGCTGGGTCGGGCTGCTCGGCGGCGTCGGGCTCTGGTCCTTCCGCCACCTGGTGCTCGGGCCCGACGGCCGTCGCGGCCCGGGCGGCCGCGTCGTCGCCGCGGCCCTGGGTCTGGCCGTCGCCGCCTCGGCGCTGCAGGCCGGCACGGCGGCCGTCCTCCGCGCCGGCGGCCGGCTGGTCGACCTCGCCGACGGCTGGGCCTGGCGCCAGGGCCTGGCCGAAGCACCCGGGACCGCCCTGCTCCTGGTCACCGCCGGGACCCTGCTGCTGCTGGTCGCGGGGCGGCTGCCCACCCGGGCTGCCCGCGTCCTCGGCGGCCTGGGGTCCCTCCTGGCCCTGGCCTCCGTGCTGGTCACGGGGCACAGCCGCACCGTCGGACCCACCGGGCTGATGGCCGTGCTCGACCTGGTCCACGTCAGCGCCGCCGCCGTCTGGTCCGGGGGGCTCCTCGGGCTCGGCCTCCACCTGGTGGCGGCCCGGCGCCGCCCCGAGGAGGCCGTGCGCACCGCGGCCGTGGTCGTCCGGTTCTCGGTCCTGGCCGGCGTCCTGGTCGGGCTGCTCGGCGCGAGCGGTGCGGCCATGGCGACCCTGGTGCTCGAACGGCCGGCCGACCTGACCGGCACCGGCTGGGGCCGCGCCCTGCTGGCCAAGCTGGCCCTGGTGGCCGTCGTCGGCGTGCTCGCGGCGTGGAACCGCTACGCCCTGGTCGCCGCCGTCCGTCGCCGCGGGGCCGCCGCCGCCCAGTGGCGCCGGCTCCGGTCAGCCGTGGTCGACGAGGCCCTCGTCGTCGTCGTGGCCCTCGCCCTCACCGGCGTGCTCGTGGGCCAGAGCCCCACCGCACCGGCCGGCGACGGCTCGCGCACGGCCCTCGCCGGCGCCACCACCCAGCGCGCCGAGCTGGGCGACGGCAGCGTGCAGCTGACCGTGACCCCGGGCGGGGTGGGCAGGCGCACGGCGGAGCTGACGCTGCGCCGGGGGGACGGCTCCCCGCTGGTCACCGACCAGCCGCCGCAGGTCACGCTGAGCCTGCCCGAGCAGGGCCTGGGCCCGGTGCCGGCGGCCGTGCAGGCCCTCGACGAACCGGGCCACCACAGCCTCGAGGCCGCGCTGCCGGTCGCCGGCCCCTGGCAGCTGGTGGTCACCGTGCGGACGAGCCGCTTCGACGAGCCGAGCGCCGTGCTCGTGCTGCCGGTCACCGGCTGA
- a CDS encoding YcnI family copper-binding membrane protein, with product MSSTRTTGRVAAIGAAAVLTGLALPGSASAHVSLSADTTAAGSYAVLTVAVPHGCDGSPTTGVAVRLPAGINTVTPTVHPGWTVAERSEQLPEPVTTAHGTVLTERVSEVVWTARTPLAEGLRDTLSLQVPLPEDAAGRTLVFPTVQTCAEGETAWTQVAAEGQDPETLERPAPAVTVTAAVGGHGHGTAAAAPAGLADGAVASASLTAGAGRSAADLGGLVMGALGLAAGLTALARTRPAPTRPDRG from the coding sequence ATGTCCAGCACCCGCACCACCGGCCGGGTCGCCGCCATCGGCGCCGCCGCGGTCCTCACCGGCCTGGCCCTGCCGGGCTCGGCCTCGGCGCACGTCTCGCTGAGCGCCGACACCACCGCGGCCGGCAGCTACGCCGTGCTGACGGTCGCCGTCCCGCACGGCTGCGACGGGTCGCCGACCACCGGGGTCGCCGTCAGGCTGCCCGCCGGCATCAACACGGTGACCCCGACGGTGCACCCCGGCTGGACGGTGGCCGAGCGCTCCGAGCAGCTGCCGGAACCCGTCACCACCGCCCACGGCACCGTGCTCACCGAGCGGGTGTCCGAGGTCGTCTGGACAGCCCGCACCCCGCTCGCCGAGGGTCTCCGCGACACGCTCTCCCTGCAGGTCCCGCTGCCCGAGGACGCCGCCGGGCGCACCCTCGTCTTCCCGACCGTCCAGACCTGCGCCGAGGGCGAGACCGCCTGGACGCAGGTCGCGGCGGAGGGCCAGGACCCCGAGACCCTGGAGCGGCCGGCTCCCGCCGTGACGGTCACCGCCGCGGTCGGCGGGCACGGGCACGGCACGGCCGCCGCCGCCCCGGCCGGGCTCGCGGACGGCGCGGTCGCCTCCGCGTCGCTGACGGCCGGCGCGGGCAGGAGCGCCGCCGACCTCGGCGGTCTGGTGATGGGCGCCCTCGGGCTGGCCGCCGGGCTGACCGCGCTCGCCCGCACCCGCCCGGCGCCGACCCGGCCCGACCGGGGCTGA
- a CDS encoding response regulator, translating to MTRVLVVDDHDFFRGSLVELVNASGDLVAVGECADGAAVAAAVAELQPHVVLMDVRMSIRSGLEAAAELQRAGSSARVILLSSDPVSRNRRAAEANGAVGYLVKGADADRVLDAVRHVARGGTAWPEDVAAGFPAVL from the coding sequence ATGACACGCGTGCTGGTCGTGGACGACCACGACTTCTTCCGCGGGTCGCTGGTCGAGCTGGTCAACGCCAGCGGTGATTTGGTGGCCGTCGGCGAGTGCGCCGACGGCGCGGCGGTGGCCGCTGCCGTCGCCGAGCTGCAGCCCCACGTGGTGCTGATGGACGTGCGGATGAGCATCCGCTCCGGGCTGGAGGCCGCTGCCGAGCTGCAGCGGGCGGGCTCGTCGGCCCGGGTCATCCTCCTGAGCTCCGACCCGGTCAGCCGCAACCGCCGGGCCGCCGAGGCCAACGGGGCCGTCGGCTACCTGGTCAAGGGTGCCGACGCCGACCGGGTGCTGGACGCGGTGCGCCACGTGGCCCGCGGGGGCACGGCCTGGCCGGAGGACGTCGCCGCCGGCTTCCCCGCCGTCCTCTGA
- a CDS encoding multicopper oxidase family protein, translating to MKLSRRDALKLGGLAAVGTAGLALPLGRSVQAGTPSLLSTGNFPPRYTNVLTIPEAMQPVRQDVVDGKVVKKYYDVTAKTVPAAKILPKLSTIMLGYNGSIPGPRIDVDQGQAVQLVVRNALGATTGTFGTPSPISTHLHGSASLPQYDGYAGDLTLNGQKKYYQYPNFQPARTLWYHDHAQHYTAQNAYSGLAAQYHLHDAVERAALPQGEFDVPLTVSDAMFQANGALMYDDRTHSGLWGDVILVNGVAWPVLKVKRAVYRFRLLNASISRSYRPTLSNGAQVHMVATDGGMMPKVQKVSQWRHGSAERYEFLVDFRSYAPGTRIELKNLSNPNNRDYDHTGKIMAFDVVGDPVSDAVKNWRIPTEFRCVVDPVTGQKRLTDDPSAPLVNDEVMGLVPTKDMEVRTLRVQKSDVTNLWSINGETWDDVVRSDYRKVVADPDLGDTEIWEIQNNSGGWFHPVHIHLIDFKILSRNGRPPFPYEMGPKDVVYVGENETVRVIMKFGPHRGKYMVHCHNLPHEDHDMMHQFSVGLDDDHPDGNDPITGERPTDDDHS from the coding sequence ATGAAGCTCTCGCGTCGCGACGCACTCAAGCTCGGCGGGCTCGCCGCCGTGGGCACCGCAGGCCTCGCCCTGCCGCTGGGCCGCTCGGTCCAGGCCGGCACACCCAGCCTGCTCAGCACCGGCAACTTCCCGCCGCGCTACACCAACGTCCTGACCATCCCGGAAGCGATGCAGCCGGTCCGCCAGGACGTCGTGGACGGCAAGGTCGTCAAGAAGTACTACGACGTCACCGCCAAGACCGTGCCGGCGGCCAAGATCCTTCCCAAGCTGAGCACGATCATGCTCGGCTACAACGGTTCGATCCCCGGTCCGCGGATCGACGTCGACCAGGGCCAGGCCGTCCAGCTGGTCGTCCGCAACGCGCTGGGGGCGACCACCGGGACCTTCGGGACACCGAGCCCGATCTCGACCCACCTGCACGGCTCGGCGTCGCTGCCGCAGTACGACGGGTACGCCGGCGACCTGACGCTCAACGGGCAGAAGAAGTACTACCAGTACCCGAACTTCCAGCCGGCCCGGACGCTCTGGTACCACGACCACGCCCAGCACTACACCGCGCAGAACGCCTACTCGGGGCTGGCCGCGCAGTACCACCTGCACGACGCCGTGGAGCGCGCGGCGCTGCCGCAGGGCGAGTTCGACGTGCCGCTGACGGTCTCGGACGCCATGTTCCAGGCCAACGGCGCCCTGATGTACGACGACCGGACCCACTCCGGGCTCTGGGGCGACGTCATCCTGGTCAACGGGGTGGCCTGGCCGGTGCTGAAGGTGAAGCGGGCGGTCTACCGGTTCCGGCTGCTGAACGCCTCGATCTCGCGGTCCTACCGGCCGACGCTGTCCAACGGCGCGCAGGTGCACATGGTCGCCACCGACGGCGGGATGATGCCGAAGGTCCAGAAGGTCAGCCAGTGGCGGCACGGCAGCGCCGAGCGCTACGAGTTCCTCGTCGACTTCCGCAGCTACGCCCCGGGCACCCGCATCGAGCTGAAGAACCTCAGCAACCCCAACAACCGGGACTACGACCACACCGGCAAGATCATGGCCTTCGACGTCGTCGGCGACCCGGTCAGCGACGCGGTCAAGAACTGGAGGATCCCGACCGAGTTCCGCTGCGTCGTCGACCCGGTGACCGGGCAGAAGCGGCTCACCGACGACCCCTCGGCGCCGCTGGTCAACGACGAGGTCATGGGGCTGGTGCCCACGAAGGACATGGAGGTCCGGACGCTGCGGGTCCAGAAGAGCGACGTGACCAACCTCTGGAGCATCAACGGCGAGACCTGGGACGACGTCGTCCGGTCCGACTACCGCAAGGTGGTCGCCGACCCCGACCTCGGGGACACCGAGATCTGGGAGATCCAGAACAACTCGGGCGGGTGGTTCCACCCGGTGCACATCCACCTGATCGACTTCAAGATCCTCAGCCGCAACGGCCGGCCGCCGTTCCCCTACGAGATGGGTCCGAAGGACGTCGTCTACGTGGGCGAGAACGAGACGGTGCGGGTGATCATGAAGTTCGGCCCGCACCGCGGCAAGTACATGGTCCACTGCCACAACCTGCCGCACGAGGACCACGACATGATGCACCAGTTCAGCGTGGGCCTGGACGACGACCACCCGGACGGCAACGACCCGATCACGGGTGAGCGGCCGACCGACGACGACCACAGCTGA
- the lepB gene encoding signal peptidase I, with the protein MRWRAVVAVVAVLGGVAGARLSVLDPVRVSSGSMEPTVCTGDVVVVNHLAPRGGVDRGDVVTFASPVDGTEQIKRVVAVAGQQVGIADALLVVDGRVVAEPYVDPATIDGVYFGPVLVPEGTVFVMGDARELSVDSRAFGPVPLDAVDGRLSGRLWSSC; encoded by the coding sequence GTGCGCTGGCGGGCGGTGGTGGCGGTGGTGGCGGTGCTCGGCGGCGTCGCCGGGGCGCGGCTCAGCGTGCTCGACCCGGTCCGGGTCTCCTCCGGGAGCATGGAGCCGACGGTCTGCACCGGTGACGTCGTGGTCGTCAACCACCTCGCCCCGCGCGGCGGCGTCGACCGGGGCGACGTCGTCACCTTCGCCAGCCCCGTCGACGGCACCGAGCAGATCAAGCGTGTGGTCGCCGTCGCCGGCCAGCAGGTCGGCATCGCCGACGCGCTGCTGGTCGTCGACGGCCGCGTGGTGGCCGAGCCCTACGTCGACCCCGCGACGATCGACGGCGTCTACTTCGGCCCCGTCCTCGTCCCGGAGGGCACCGTCTTCGTCATGGGCGACGCCCGCGAGCTCTCGGTCGACTCCCGGGCCTTCGGGCCGGTCCCGCTCGACGCCGTGGACGGCCGGCTCTCCGGCCGGCTCTGGTCCTCCTGCTGA
- a CDS encoding response regulator transcription factor: MTVADEEPTADGDDRDRTVLVVDDHRSFAEMLAAALDGTPGLRCVGIAGSASEGVALARRLQPDVVVMDIQMPREDGLVATARVREVAPGALVAVLTAHASPEWVGKAAQAGASAFVPKNGSLQEMLDVLTGLQRGQLVVAPSAFRVPVDPSPVADVPELSPREVDVLRLLADGTAVKDLAPVLGISLNTARGYVKSVRAKLGAASQLEAVLKARELGLLADPGPSA; the protein is encoded by the coding sequence GTGACGGTGGCCGACGAGGAGCCGACCGCGGACGGGGACGACCGCGACCGGACGGTGCTGGTGGTCGACGACCACCGCTCCTTCGCCGAGATGCTGGCGGCCGCCCTCGACGGCACGCCCGGCCTGCGCTGCGTCGGGATCGCGGGGTCGGCCTCCGAGGGGGTGGCCCTGGCCCGGAGGCTCCAGCCCGACGTCGTCGTGATGGACATCCAGATGCCGCGCGAGGACGGGCTGGTCGCCACCGCGCGCGTCCGGGAGGTGGCCCCCGGTGCGCTCGTGGCTGTCCTCACCGCGCACGCCTCCCCGGAGTGGGTCGGGAAGGCCGCCCAGGCCGGCGCCTCCGCCTTCGTGCCCAAGAACGGCTCGCTGCAGGAGATGCTCGACGTGCTCACGGGGCTGCAGCGCGGCCAGCTCGTCGTGGCGCCGTCGGCGTTCCGGGTCCCCGTCGACCCGTCCCCGGTCGCCGACGTCCCCGAGCTCAGCCCGCGCGAGGTGGACGTGCTGCGGCTGCTGGCTGACGGCACGGCGGTCAAGGACCTGGCGCCGGTGCTCGGCATCAGCCTGAACACCGCGCGCGGCTACGTGAAGTCGGTGCGGGCCAAGCTGGGTGCCGCCAGCCAGCTCGAGGCCGTGCTCAAGGCGCGCGAGCTCGGACTCCTCGCCGACCCGGGCCCCTCGGCCTGA
- a CDS encoding peroxidase family protein — MSSRAHTATCPFTGRTAAPAAVGEDRPRGAATAPGGPAVRRRTVLAAAAAGLLAGGLRSGPLGAVRAAAAVRRARRGTHGQGLRGLDIATRVGRDREARFGLMFKKLPAYSPSDALLRTLARRMDDGKAPLSDVRFSDTACDTSMPAGYIYLGQFADHDITLDKTPLTLQEQDPRGTTNFDSPRFDLGSVYGAGPAASPELYDPARPGYLRVEHHDGLVDLPRDAVGKAFLGDPRNDENLIVAQLHTVFLRLHNRLRDSGLGFEQARQEVRFRYQWLIVHDFLPRVVGQGVVDAILARRADGTLTARTTFYKPRSTAKPYMPVEFSGAAYRYGHSMIRAEYEVQDQHTVPLFARDGYEDLRGSRPVPHDLWVDWNYFFDIPGLSTPDDRNMARRIDTQISLPLSTLPPTVVAPAAGAILALAERNLLRGKRLGLPCGQDVATAMGLKPLTNAQLGGLPEAGWGKKAPLWYYVLKEAELGGGQRLGPVGGRIVAEVFLGLLALDPTSYFTLRPRFDPGAGYAFGALVLEADAFDPRGRPQPEPAEEPDLPEDPELPEEGEPLEGLEPVALEPDEVIQPEAVLPLPGEV, encoded by the coding sequence ATGTCGAGCCGTGCTCACACCGCCACCTGCCCGTTCACCGGGCGCACCGCCGCTCCGGCCGCCGTCGGGGAGGACCGCCCGCGGGGCGCCGCCACGGCCCCGGGAGGTCCGGCGGTCCGACGCCGCACCGTGCTGGCCGCGGCGGCCGCCGGGCTGCTGGCCGGTGGGCTGCGGTCCGGGCCGCTCGGCGCGGTCCGGGCGGCGGCCGCCGTGCGCCGGGCGCGCCGAGGCACCCACGGCCAGGGGTTGCGCGGCCTCGACATCGCCACCCGGGTGGGCCGGGACCGCGAGGCCCGCTTCGGCCTGATGTTCAAGAAGCTGCCGGCCTACAGCCCGTCGGACGCCCTGCTCCGGACCCTCGCCCGCCGGATGGACGACGGCAAGGCGCCGCTGTCGGACGTGCGGTTCAGCGACACCGCGTGCGACACCTCGATGCCGGCCGGCTACATCTACCTCGGCCAGTTCGCCGACCACGACATCACCCTCGACAAGACCCCGCTGACCCTGCAGGAGCAGGACCCGCGCGGCACGACGAACTTCGACTCACCGCGCTTCGACCTGGGCAGCGTGTACGGGGCCGGCCCCGCCGCCAGCCCCGAGCTCTACGACCCGGCGCGGCCCGGCTACCTGCGGGTGGAGCACCACGACGGCCTGGTGGACCTCCCGCGCGACGCCGTGGGCAAGGCGTTCCTGGGCGACCCGCGCAACGACGAGAACCTCATCGTGGCCCAGCTGCACACCGTGTTCCTCCGCCTGCACAACCGGCTGCGGGACTCCGGCCTCGGCTTCGAGCAGGCCCGGCAGGAGGTGCGGTTCCGCTACCAGTGGCTGATCGTCCACGACTTCCTGCCACGGGTGGTCGGCCAGGGCGTCGTGGACGCCATCCTGGCCCGACGGGCCGACGGCACGCTCACGGCCCGGACCACCTTCTACAAGCCGCGCAGCACGGCCAAGCCGTACATGCCGGTCGAGTTCTCCGGAGCCGCCTACCGCTACGGGCACTCGATGATCCGCGCCGAGTACGAGGTGCAGGACCAGCACACGGTGCCGCTGTTCGCGCGGGACGGCTACGAGGACCTGCGCGGCAGCCGGCCCGTCCCGCACGACCTCTGGGTGGACTGGAACTACTTCTTCGACATCCCGGGTCTCAGCACCCCCGACGACCGCAACATGGCGCGTCGCATCGACACGCAGATCTCCCTGCCGCTCTCGACCCTGCCGCCCACGGTGGTGGCGCCGGCGGCGGGGGCGATCCTCGCCCTCGCCGAGCGCAACCTGCTGCGCGGCAAGCGGCTGGGGCTGCCGTGCGGCCAGGACGTCGCGACGGCGATGGGCCTGAAGCCCCTGACCAACGCGCAGCTGGGCGGGCTGCCGGAGGCGGGCTGGGGCAAGAAGGCGCCGCTCTGGTACTACGTGCTCAAGGAGGCTGAGCTCGGCGGCGGGCAGCGGCTGGGCCCGGTCGGCGGCCGCATCGTGGCCGAGGTGTTCCTCGGCCTGCTGGCGCTGGACCCGACGTCGTACTTCACGCTCCGGCCGCGGTTCGACCCCGGGGCCGGCTACGCCTTCGGGGCGCTGGTCCTCGAGGCCGACGCCTTCGACCCGCGCGGCCGGCCGCAGCCGGAGCCGGCCGAGGAGCCGGACCTGCCCGAGGACCCCGAGCTGCCGGAGGAGGGGGAGCCGCTGGAGGGGCTGGAGCCCGTGGCCCTGGAGCCCGACGAGGTGATCCAGCCCGAGGCGGTGCTGCCGCTGCCCGGCGAGGTGTGA
- a CDS encoding amidohydrolase family protein yields MSPVGAPEPLPAPARLVLRGHVFHVAGDATLATARERLVSLPDGALVIADDGTIAWLGAHSALPREHADVPVRRADFVLPGFVDTHLHYPQTFSLGAHGGGQLLDWLQRCIFPAEARLADPAVSTAMAEAFVERRVAVGTTAALVFGSAFPTAQDALFAAHQRAGLRLVSGRGVQTVGSPAAAPLLTGEEEALDLVAQEIERWHLADTGDLATARLQVAVVPRFSLSVTPTTLAGLGELYAGVRDRGVYFHSHLSEHDTPGTGEVAAVRAAYGVRDYLDTYDGRFRPGSAVGGESLLGRRSILAHAVHCTDAELARLAETGSSIAHCPTSQQFLGSGTLPWRRTTAAGVRVALGTDIGAGDEWLVSRVLNDAYKVHLSEPGAAGVALHPAELLYTGTLAGAQALDQDDRFGNLDVGKEADLVLVDTSAQPGLGAILGAVAQQGGPGDQDDATLFALLMGLREPAITGVFVAGHAITSGPVR; encoded by the coding sequence GTGAGCCCGGTCGGAGCGCCGGAGCCGCTCCCGGCGCCGGCCCGGCTGGTGCTGCGCGGCCACGTCTTCCACGTCGCCGGCGACGCCACCCTGGCCACCGCCCGCGAGCGGCTGGTCTCGCTGCCCGACGGCGCGCTCGTGATCGCCGACGACGGGACCATCGCCTGGCTGGGCGCGCACTCCGCGCTCCCCCGCGAGCACGCCGACGTCCCCGTCCGGCGGGCCGACTTCGTGCTGCCGGGCTTCGTGGACACCCACCTGCACTACCCCCAGACCTTCTCCCTCGGCGCCCACGGCGGCGGCCAGCTGCTGGACTGGCTGCAGCGCTGCATCTTCCCGGCCGAGGCCAGGCTGGCCGATCCGGCCGTCAGCACGGCGATGGCGGAGGCCTTCGTCGAGCGCCGGGTGGCCGTCGGCACGACGGCGGCGCTGGTCTTCGGCTCGGCGTTCCCCACGGCGCAGGACGCGCTCTTCGCCGCACACCAGCGCGCCGGGCTGCGGCTGGTTAGCGGCCGGGGCGTGCAGACCGTCGGCTCCCCCGCCGCCGCCCCGCTGCTGACGGGGGAGGAGGAGGCCCTCGACCTGGTGGCGCAGGAGATCGAGCGCTGGCACCTGGCCGACACCGGGGACCTCGCCACCGCGCGGCTGCAGGTGGCCGTCGTCCCGCGGTTCAGCCTGTCGGTCACGCCGACGACGCTCGCGGGGCTCGGCGAGCTCTACGCGGGGGTCCGCGACCGCGGCGTCTACTTCCACTCCCACCTCAGCGAGCACGACACGCCCGGCACCGGCGAGGTCGCCGCCGTCCGCGCCGCCTACGGCGTCCGGGACTACCTCGACACCTACGACGGCCGATTCCGCCCCGGGTCCGCCGTCGGCGGGGAGAGCCTGCTGGGCCGCCGCAGCATCCTGGCCCACGCTGTGCACTGCACCGACGCGGAGCTGGCCCGGCTGGCCGAGACGGGCAGCTCGATCGCGCACTGCCCCACCTCGCAGCAGTTCCTCGGCTCGGGCACCCTGCCGTGGCGGCGGACCACCGCCGCCGGCGTGCGGGTGGCCCTGGGCACCGACATCGGCGCGGGAGACGAGTGGCTGGTCTCCCGCGTGCTCAACGACGCCTACAAGGTCCACCTCTCCGAGCCGGGCGCGGCCGGGGTGGCCCTGCACCCGGCCGAGCTGCTCTACACCGGCACGCTCGCCGGGGCCCAGGCACTGGACCAGGACGACCGGTTCGGCAACCTCGACGTCGGGAAGGAGGCCGACCTCGTCCTCGTCGACACCTCCGCCCAGCCGGGCCTCGGCGCTATCCTGGGAGCCGTGGCCCAGCAGGGCGGCCCGGGTGACCAGGACGACGCCACCCTCTTCGCGCTGCTGATGGGACTGCGGGAACCCGCCATCACCGGGGTCTTCGTCGCGGGCCACGCGATTACTTCGGGTCCAGTACGGTGA
- the pucL gene encoding factor-independent urate hydroxylase, which produces MGIVLGTHQYGKAENRVVRIYRDSPRHEIRDVTVSTALRGDFARAHTVGDQSAVLPTDTQKQTAYAYAKEKGLRAVEDYALALARHFVDDVEPVAGARVEVEEHAWERAVVDGVEHDHTWVRRGQEVRTASVTVEGTGDDQQVWVTGGLKDMVILKSTGSEFSGFLTDPYTVLQPTTDRVMATSLVARWRFTEHTGIDWDATYAGIKALLVEQFATVHSLALQQTLFAMGSAVLEAYGFLAEVRLSAPNKHHFLYDLSPFGLDNPGEVFHADDRPYGLIQAQVTRDDAPDAGPAWYGYTGLV; this is translated from the coding sequence ATGGGCATCGTGCTCGGCACCCACCAGTACGGCAAGGCGGAGAACCGGGTCGTCCGGATCTACCGGGACAGCCCCCGGCACGAGATCCGCGACGTCACCGTCTCGACGGCCCTGCGCGGCGACTTCGCCCGGGCGCACACCGTCGGCGACCAGTCGGCCGTGCTGCCCACCGACACCCAGAAGCAGACGGCGTACGCCTACGCCAAGGAGAAGGGGCTGCGGGCCGTCGAGGACTACGCCCTCGCTCTGGCCCGGCACTTCGTCGACGACGTCGAGCCGGTGGCGGGCGCCCGCGTCGAGGTCGAGGAGCACGCCTGGGAGCGGGCCGTCGTCGACGGCGTGGAGCACGACCACACCTGGGTCCGCCGCGGCCAGGAGGTGCGCACGGCCTCGGTGACCGTCGAGGGCACCGGGGACGACCAGCAGGTCTGGGTCACCGGCGGCCTCAAGGACATGGTCATCCTCAAGAGCACCGGCTCGGAGTTCTCCGGCTTCCTCACCGACCCCTACACGGTCCTGCAGCCGACCACCGACCGCGTGATGGCGACGTCGCTGGTGGCCCGCTGGCGCTTCACCGAGCACACCGGGATCGACTGGGACGCGACCTACGCTGGGATCAAGGCGCTGCTGGTGGAGCAGTTCGCCACGGTGCACTCCCTCGCGCTGCAGCAGACCCTGTTCGCGATGGGCAGCGCCGTCCTCGAGGCCTACGGCTTCCTCGCCGAGGTCCGGCTCTCGGCGCCCAACAAGCACCACTTCCTCTACGACCTCAGCCCCTTCGGGCTGGACAACCCCGGCGAGGTCTTCCACGCCGACGACCGCCCCTACGGCCTGATCCAGGCCCAGGTCACCCGCGACGACGCCCCCGACGCCGGGCCCGCCTGGTACGGGTACACGGGTCTGGTGTGA